In the genome of Pseudoglutamicibacter cumminsii, one region contains:
- the aspS gene encoding aspartate--tRNA ligase produces the protein MLRTHDAGSLNASLVGQTVTLAGWVARRRDHGGVAFLDLRDASGIAQVVVHDEATFSPLRNEFVVKVTGEVKARPEGSENPNLASGEIEVHADSLEVLNASAALPFQVDEHVEVGEETRLQYRYLDLRRPKPAANLRLRSEANKAARRVLEERNFLEVETPTMTRSTPEGARDFIVPARLAPGKWYALPQSPQLFKQLLQVGGVERYYQLARCYRDEDFRADRQPEFTQLDIEASFVDQEDIIALGEAIVKELWKLIGVEIETPIRRMTYQEAMTKYGSDKPDLRFDNPITELKEFFKDTEFRVFQQEYVGAVVMPGGASQPRRQLDGWQEWAKQHGGKGLAYVLVQEDGELTGPVAKNLTDFERENLAETVGAKPGDCIFFGAGPTNSTRQLLGQARVEIAHRTGMIKDGDWAFVWVVDAPMFMSTAEAVADGDVAVGDGKWTAVHHAFTAPKPEFLDTFDTDPGSALTNAYDIVCNGNEIGGGSIRIHRRDVQERVFKIMGVDEKTQQEQFGFLLEGFKYGAPPHGGIAFGWDRVVSLLAGETSIREVIAFPKTGGGFDPLTAAPAEITPQQRKEAGVDAKPAEQKKDGNAKKDAEKNGAAK, from the coding sequence TACTCATGACGCCGGTTCCCTCAACGCCTCGCTTGTGGGGCAGACCGTTACGCTCGCAGGCTGGGTTGCTCGTCGCCGTGACCACGGCGGTGTCGCTTTCCTTGACCTGCGTGATGCCTCGGGCATCGCGCAGGTCGTGGTACACGATGAAGCGACGTTCTCGCCGTTGCGTAACGAGTTCGTCGTCAAAGTCACGGGTGAGGTCAAGGCACGCCCGGAAGGTTCTGAGAACCCGAACCTCGCATCGGGTGAGATCGAAGTGCACGCCGACAGCCTCGAGGTCCTGAACGCTTCTGCCGCGTTGCCTTTCCAGGTTGATGAGCACGTCGAGGTCGGTGAAGAGACCCGCCTCCAATACCGCTATCTCGACCTGCGCCGTCCAAAGCCAGCCGCAAACCTGCGTCTGCGTTCCGAGGCCAACAAAGCCGCACGTCGTGTGCTTGAAGAACGCAACTTCCTCGAGGTAGAGACCCCGACGATGACGCGTTCGACCCCCGAAGGTGCACGCGACTTCATCGTTCCTGCGCGACTTGCACCAGGTAAGTGGTACGCCTTGCCGCAGTCGCCTCAGCTGTTCAAGCAGCTTCTGCAGGTCGGTGGCGTTGAGCGTTACTACCAGCTCGCTCGCTGCTACCGCGACGAAGACTTCCGCGCTGACCGCCAGCCAGAGTTCACGCAGCTCGACATTGAGGCGTCTTTCGTTGATCAGGAAGACATCATCGCTTTGGGTGAAGCGATCGTGAAGGAACTGTGGAAGCTCATCGGCGTTGAGATCGAGACCCCGATCCGCCGCATGACCTATCAGGAAGCGATGACCAAGTACGGCTCCGATAAGCCGGACCTGCGTTTCGACAACCCAATTACCGAGCTCAAGGAGTTCTTTAAGGACACCGAGTTCCGCGTGTTCCAGCAGGAATACGTCGGTGCCGTGGTGATGCCGGGTGGCGCTTCTCAGCCTCGTCGTCAGCTCGATGGCTGGCAAGAATGGGCCAAGCAGCACGGCGGTAAGGGCCTTGCCTACGTCCTCGTCCAGGAAGACGGCGAGCTGACCGGCCCTGTGGCCAAGAACCTGACCGACTTCGAGCGCGAGAACCTCGCCGAAACTGTGGGCGCAAAGCCTGGCGACTGCATCTTCTTTGGTGCAGGGCCAACCAACTCGACCCGCCAGCTGCTGGGCCAGGCACGCGTCGAGATCGCTCACCGTACTGGCATGATCAAGGACGGCGACTGGGCTTTTGTCTGGGTCGTTGACGCGCCTATGTTCATGTCCACCGCTGAAGCTGTCGCCGATGGCGATGTTGCGGTTGGTGACGGTAAGTGGACTGCGGTGCACCACGCGTTCACGGCGCCTAAGCCGGAGTTCCTGGACACGTTCGACACCGACCCAGGTTCCGCACTGACCAACGCTTACGACATCGTCTGCAACGGTAATGAAATCGGTGGCGGTTCGATCCGTATCCACCGCCGTGACGTTCAGGAACGCGTGTTCAAGATCATGGGTGTTGACGAGAAGACCCAGCAGGAACAGTTCGGCTTCCTGCTTGAAGGCTTCAAGTACGGCGCGCCTCCACACGGTGGTATCGCGTTCGGTTGGGACCGCGTGGTTTCGCTTCTCGCAGGGGAGACCTCAATCCGTGAAGTCATCGCCTTCCCTAAGACCGGTGGTGGTTTCGATCCACTCACGGCCGCTCCAGCAGAGATCACGCCGCAGCAGCGTAAGGAAGCCGGCGTTGACGCCAAGCCTGCCGAGCAGAAGAAGGACGGCAACGCAAAGAAGGACGCAGAAAAGAACGGCGCTGCAAAGTAG